The nucleotide window AGTAATCTATAGTGAGCTATAACGTCCCAACTGAAGGTTAGGGAGCAagctaataatttttttaaaaaacctttCAGGGTTTCAGAAGCAACGCTGCTTTAAACACATCAAACGTTATAATGAAAATACGAACCGGTAAGATAGCAATGGGACCGGATGGTAGAAATTTTTGCCAAGCTGTGACATTTTCCGTGCTCTAGAGTGAAATTTATGTCAATGACAGCACAAACGATGTCAAATTTCCAAAAAGGTAGTAACCTCCGAGATGCGAAGAGTGGCAACGACTGCCATTTGATTATAATCATGCATGATGTACTGCGTCTTCATAGCTTGCCGTAACCCCGAGTTGTAACCATCTGCCCCAATCTTTATAAACAAACCGAACATGAAGAGCTTACAGTAAAGACAATGTATATGGCCATTGAATTTGAAGTCATATTGAGAGTTGACCCACTTACTATTAAATCTGTGGTGATATGAGAACCATCTTCAAGAGTAACATGGACTGCATCATCTGCATGTTTTGGGAGCTTGTAGTTAATTACCTTAGATTGATACTGCACATCTACTTGATTTTTGTGGTGTAATTCTTTCACTAATGAATCTtgaataacatcattttctaCAATCCAAGCAATTTCTTCACTCAAATTAGCCCTTCCAAATGTTATTACTGCATCTGAGCCTGCATCCCAAACCTAAATAAGGAGAGAAACAGTTAAGCACATACATATAATAATGGAATTATTAATGAAAAGTGTGAGAGTGACCTGCATCTTCTTCACAGGAGAATAACGAGCATTAACAATATGTTGCCAAGCACCTAAAGACTCAAGTAGCAATTTGGAATTTAAGTTTAGAGAACACACACGATGGTTATAAGCTGTCAGATTCAACTCTTTGTAATTTGATGACTCCAACAACAAAATCCTTTTGTTCTTTAAACAGCTATTCCTACCTATAGacattaaaaacaataataaatacaGTGTTTCAAACCTTTCCTCATTCAGTTTATCATTTTCAAACACACAAGTGTAATTACCTAAGCTGCAGGCCATTGCAAATCCTACCATACCACCACCCGAAATAATAATGTCATAATGAGTTGCAGCCGGGCTGTGATTGAATCTAAAACTGCGTGTCACACACGCTTGTTTAAACGACAGAAAAAACCGATTCATACAGAATCCTGCCATAGATTATTTAACCAAAAAATAGTGTTGGCGACTATCTAAACTTTTTAAGGAtatatcgatatttttagatatatcGTTGTATCGATACTTTCCAAGTAGTTTTATCGATATTCAACAGATGGCGTATTGTTTAAAAAtcgtagaaaacaaaatttaaaataaagtttttacacaaaaaacaaaacgatgaataaagtgaaacgaaacactaactttttcagcgaaacttctaaatttattcatatttcgcacaataaaaaaatacaggcATAGCAGACAGGATCGGCCGTCGAATGCTGCGTTGCGCGATCAaatcaaatgcgaaaaaagatgtcgaacagccctaatAGAATACTGGCTGATACTGGtgttagggctcggccccgatcgttTTCGATCGGGGCGAACCGCGGTTTGCCGGCTAAAAATCACCAAACCGTCGGTtcggtttagccgttttttacttcggtgcggttctcggtttggaattcggtcaaaccggtgcgaaccgccgccattttgaaaattttttgaaaatttgacggaaatttcaaatcaaccaatcaaatcgCGTTGAGCGTAAAGTGGCACCAATGGTTGCCAGGTGGGACCTGAGTTGAACTTCGAACTTTGACTAATTGACTTAATTGAGTCAGGTCGTCAGGCTGTCAGGCATTGCTGTAATGGCCTAAATTATCAAACATGGCTAGAGATATGTTAAGTATTCCAGCCACTAGTGCAGGCAGTGAGAGGGCGTTCAGCActggaaaagattgttttgGAATTGCTAGGATGAGCCTTAATACCGAGACTGTTGAAGCCCTCATCTGCTTGCGCTCCTGGTTTAAAGCCGGTTTGCTCAACGAAATTGATTCACGTTCCCACAATCTGACtgaattcgatattgaaaacattgacgaatgatgattcagaaaattgttgtaatgatgtgggcaaaaatacaactggtttttctcataatttacgacttatagagcagtaaaacctCCTgtgttgcgcgttttccacaaatgcgaaaatctcatttgtgtccaagttggtctgctgcggctgcagcgtcttatggagaaaccatcttcttcacgttgaaaattaagttttcataactataatttagatttccctcttttcttcctagcagtgggtaccctattcatcttttcatttcctaatttttttttctagctccagttctatctactttatttttattttatttttgtttgtaagttgctcgtctcttttagccgaagaatttcgtttgctgccagaaattcgtctgctacaaggggatgaacaacaaaccattcacaaacaatagctaaataaaaataaaccagatagaactagggctagaaaaaaaattgggaaatgaaaatgaatagggtacccactgctaggaagaaaagggggaaaatcttaattatatttatgaaaacttattttttaacatgaagaagttggtttctccataagacgctgcagccgcagcagaccaacttggacataaatgagattttcgcatttgtggagaacgtgcaacgtaggatgttttactgctctatactGTTGTATAAActgtgtaaaacttgttgtgtaaAATTGTGTAAACTGccgcggttcttacgggtcacaccgcggtttttCCTAAACCGCGGTTTTTTACATCGCGGTTTTTCCTAAAACCGCGGTATGACCCAACAAACCGCGGAAACCGCGGTGCGATCGGTtcccaaaaattgataaaccgaaccgcaccggtttggcctttttaaaaaaaggaaccgcgcggttcggccaaaatcgtacccgatcgtcgcggggccgagccctaactggtgtagccacggccatgttaactccccctctcggattttttcccaaaagttgttgccaatttcgcgtatcgattgtgagaaaatgaggcaagatatcgatttaagtgtcgcataaccgtaactgccacctatgaattgagttttaagggttgttattgttataacaacccatatgtttatacatacattttttcacactaattaattaagccactttttgtttactttctgaagtacagacgacgaaaatgagcgaaaacatagcgaaaacgtaatacatcacaagttcacaacacagccgctgtggcgctttcgttatgggacagaaagactttcaggccaaaaaggcaatgggagggcccgccataagcgtggctacaccagtattctattactctgcctATAGGCAGAGTCATAGGCGGCATGCACTCTTTTGGGCGAGTTACCAAAAGGACTCCAGGGTAAACGACTTTTGGTTGCAGGTTTCCGACACTTAAACATCTGGCACACGACGCCAGGACATCTGCCCATCGACTTTAGGACTAGTGGTTCCCGACATTTGGACACACAACAaaatgttgctgaacccaaTTAGCAGAATACTCGACCAGTACTCAGCGACGAAAAGACTTCCAGTTAAACGACGAGTGGACTCCCAGGCAATCGACATTCGAACTCCCGGGTAATAGACGTTTggaatctttttgtttttgttttctttttttttccagtgttCTTTACGACATAGGAACTCCTCATCTAGCGACAAAAGGACTCCCAATCCAGTGACGCACGGATTTGCTTATTTGTTGCAGCTGAAGGATCGTTAAGAACATAGGTATTTTTAATTGACTATGATTATTGTATAGATATTTGTGCTTACATTTATCGGCTGGataacttatttatttttattatagaagaaaagtttaattacaattatgtaaatattgtactctgaaatggaacgaacatgggtaaccatgtttgttccagtcagacttctttcccttcttgcattctgaaatggaacgaacatgggtaaccatgtttgttccagtcagacttctgacccttcttgtattctgaaatggaacgaacatgggtaaccatgtttgttccagtcagacttcAGAACACAAACAGATTGTAGTTCAAATGTTAATGTATTAAACaacataaatacaaaattcttCGTTCACGGTTGTACAATTTTTCTGGGTAGATTCACATATGGCAATCACGATCAAACGTAAATTTAAACAGTGCTTGGTTACACTTCGGCAGgacataaggaaaaaaaaaataataacttaaaaaataacacaaggcttaaaaaataacacaggCAAGGAAGCCCCTTAAACAACTGCTTGCCGTCCACGAACTCCAGGCCTTCGCTGGCCAGACATTCTTGCGATTTCACAAAATTCTCGACTAATTCGTAAACAACACTTTGGTTTTCGTTAAAGGACATGcccaaaaagtaaataaaacaatgacaCAATTATTGCAAGTGGCTCTAAACTCAcgtaattgtattcaatttttttacattacagTAATAAGAGAATCTATAATCTAGCCGATAAATTCAAGCAATAAATATAAGATAAATATAAGCTAGACAATAATTACAATGAAATATGAAGACCAATCgaatttaaaatacttaccgaaagaaaaagagtccaAACCGACCAAACGTCGCTGGCCCGGGAGTTCACTTGTCGTGATCTCGTAAAGGACTTGctgggttcagcaacattGATTGTCGCGCCCAAACGTCGGGAACCAGTAGTCCTAACGTCGCTAGACAGATGTCCTCCTGTCGCGAACCGGTCGTCCAAGTGTCGAGTGCCAGAAGTCCAAGTGTCGGAAAACCTGGAGTCCTTTGGGCAACTAGCCCAAATTTCCCTATCCCGTTCaggctgagaggaatccctataccgcgtttcgttggtctgaatgtctaaaatttcgacaGTTTTGGGGCGGAGCAAAGTGGTGGAAAgtagaatcagagtcatctatcgagagaaactgaattattcaacggccatttcagtgtttctattcgagcttcaatttttctggtatcgtctgctctgttcgtttcctttatcactgttgtgattggctgttgaagttttcaaacgtatttcctgattggtgcacttatcacacacccgctggaggctctgactgctatttccgaaattaggcACAATGACAGACGATTCCCCccatgtcgtgaaccaaccagggttctatgactctggttggcagagtcatagaactcTGGttggcagagtcatagaaccctgttTGGTTCAGGCTGAGACGAATCactataccgcgtttcgttggtctgaatgtctaaaatttcgacggttttggggcggggcacagtggtggaaactagaattagagtcatctatcgagagaaaacTGAGTTTTCGACGGCCATTTTGAACGCTTATCCTATTGATGTAAGAAGCTGTAAGATGTTAAAAAACTCTAGAAATTCGGAATTGGCGCCAAAATGGTTGGCAAGTGTTCTGTTCCAGATTGTAATTCAACATACTATAAAAGTGCGCAAATAAAAAGTGGAATTGCTCTGTTCTCCGTCCCAAAAACAGCCGTAGGATTATGGCAACAGCAAATACCGTCAATCGTTTTGACGAACAATTCTCGTATTTGCACGCGTCATTTTGATGAGAATGACATAAAAAGTGTTTCATGCTTTTAAACGATGGGTTTTGAAGGAAGGAGCCATTCCGAGATATTTCCTTACACCCAGTAAGTATACAATTCTTTTACAGTATGGAGTGGAATTGCCCAGTTAcaaagtaatttttattgagaTGAAACTTCCTTACAACCATTACAAAGAATTTGCAATGTGAATAGGATAAACAATTCAATAGGTAAAAATCAGTTCTGTAGTTGTATTTACACATGCTAAGcaacattttaattatttagCAAACCCTACTGTCGATTAAAAGTGCAGGAAGCATCCaaataaagaaagatatgCCTTTGTGAAGAAGAGCAGACTAAACAAAAagagtaatttttgaatttaaaaaatgatgttGTGTTATATTAAGACATTGTTATATAAATAGTTTCTTATGATTTGGCCACCCCTATGGAAGTCGTTCCAGATGAGAACCTTTAAGTTGAAAAGTAGTTACCAGCTATGGCTAAACAACCTGCATTAGTAGTCGTAGAAACAATACCGACACTACCAGTAAGCATCGTTATCAATGTTAAATTAGCTtcttttcatatttatttatcAAAACCAATACTTGTTTTCATAGACAATGGTGAAATTGACGCCGATGGATGATGTTCAGGATCCGAATACCTCAAATGAGTCAGAATTGAACATTACAACTGAAGAAACCGTTAATGAAAATGCAGCCCCACTCAACACAAATTCTGCCGATGGTGCTCCATAGGTGAGCCCATCTGGAGGTCGTGGGTATCCCGTGGCAATCCATTTTCGTTCCAAACCCCTTCCTTTTGAAGGCCAGATTTGTACCATCTGTCCGCCCTGTAACATACCTCCGGTATGCCAGATCTGTACCTTTCTTGTACAGATTGGTTTTACCTGTATATAAATTAATTGATTATTATATATTTCCTAAgttgaataaaaaacaaagaaaacgcaATGAAAAGTAATGTTgtattgtttttgaaa belongs to Daphnia magna isolate NIES linkage group LG1, ASM2063170v1.1, whole genome shotgun sequence and includes:
- the LOC116935476 gene encoding ubiquinone biosynthesis monooxygenase COQ6, mitochondrial, yielding MAGFCMNRFFLSFKQACVTRSFRFNHSPAATHYDIIISGGGMVGFAMACSLGRNSCLKNKRILLLESSNYKELNLTAYNHRVCSLNLNSKLLLESLGAWQHIVNARYSPVKKMQVWDAGSDAVITFGRANLSEEIAWIVENDVIQDSLVKELHHKNQVDVQYQSKVINYKLPKHADDAVHVTLEDGSHITTDLIIGADGYNSGLRQAMKTQYIMHDYNQMAVVATLRISESTENVTAWQKFLPSGPIAILPLSNDLSSLVWSTDKKSAQHLLHLPQEIFTDQINQAIWSNQDKNRMAQNVTEKFFQLLKVCRINSREENETDTFQLPPSVVGIEGHQAAFPLSFGHSVNYVSHKAVLIGDAAHRIHPLAGQGVNLGFGDVVALNQVINEAIDNGSDHGNCLYLQKYQSNRQLSNLPVMAVVHGLHLLYGTTSLPQVLLRSLGLTLADSLSSVKKFMIQRASA